The following nucleotide sequence is from Halapricum desulfuricans.
AGATCCGGGGCGCGCTGACCTCGCTGAATCAACTGATGGTCACCGTCGGGATTCTGGTCTCGTATCTCGTCAACTTCGCGTTCGCCGACGCGGGCGCGTGGCGAATCATGCTCGGTGCCGGAATGGTTCCCGCGCTCGTGCTCGCGATCGGGATGACGAAGATGCCGGAGAGCCCGCGCTGGCTCTACGAGCAGGATCGGACTGACGAAGCGCGTGCCGTCCTCAGCCGAACTCGTCAGGGAGACATCGAGGAGGAACTCGACGACATCCAGCGAGTGGTCGAAAAACAGTCGGGGACGTCCGTTCGCGACTTGATCGAGCCGTGGCTCCGCCCGGCGTTGATCGTCGGACTCGGGCTCGCGGTCTTCCAGCAGGTCACGGGGATCAACGCCGTGATGTACTACGCGCCGACGATCCTCGAGTCGACTGGCTTCGGTAGCGTCACGTCGATACTCGCAACTGTCGGCATCGGCGCGATCAACGTCGTCATGACGGTCGTCGCGATCTCGCTCATCGACCGCGTCGGTCGCCGCGCTTTGCTGCTGGTCGGGACCGGCGGCATGGTCGCCACGCTCGGTGTGCTCAGCGTTGTCTTCTACGTCCCCGGACTGTCGGGTGCACTCGGCTGGGTCGCAACCGGCAGTCTGATGGCGTTCGTCTCGTTTTTCGCGATCGGACTCGGGCCGGTGTTTTGGCTGCTCATCTCCGAGATCTACCCGCTGGCGGTCCGCGGGAACGCGATGGGGCTCGTCACTGTCGCTAACTGGGGAGCGAACCTCCTCGTCTCGCTGACGTTCCCGATACTGACCTCCGGCGTCGGCACCTCGGCGACGTTCCTGCTGTTCGGCGTCTCCAGCCTGATCGCACTGGTGTTCACGTATCAGCTCGTCCCGGAAACGAAAGGACGGTCGCTGGAGGAAATCGAGATGGAACTCCGAGAGAACATCGCCTGATAGTGATTACTGTACGTCTGTTCCGACTCGACCGCACGAAGTAGTGCGGTCGGACCGATAAATCGCCACGAGCACTCCCCTTCTGTGGGCTCGTCCGTGGCTGTCTCGTACGCCTGTCGGCGAGATCGGTTTGACGACCGGCCGACTCGGCCGGCCGATCACTCCCGCGCGACGGCGATGTTCTGCATCCTGCTCCCGCAGGTCGGACACACGAAGTAACTCTCCGTCGTCGAGATTCGCTTCCCGCAGCCGAGACACTCGTAGCGCGATTCAGTCGGTGTGTAGGGATCTCTTCCGGGCATGGTTGTTAAAGACACCCACACAGTAATAACGGTTTTGTAGAAACACTTGCCCAGTATACGAGGAAATACTAGGAGTATATGGCTATTTGAGGCGCGCGGACAGGACGAACGTTTCACGGCGGTCGTCAGCCCGGTCGACGTCGAATCCGGCCGACTCGAGAGCGCTCGCGGCCTCGGCGGCGTCGAATCGCTCACTCAGCGGCGGGCCGCGCTCGCCCGCCCCTGCGCCACCCCAGTCGGCGATTCCGACGCGTGCGCCGGGTCGGCAAACGCGTGCCAGTTCCGCCAGCGACTCCTCGCTCGCGAACTCGTGGTAGGTCATCGTCGAGTACGCGCCGTCGAGCGCGTCGTCCTCGAAGGGCAAATCGCCGACTTCGGCAGTCACCGGCTCGACGTTTTCCGGCAGCCCCTTCTGGCGGTAATGGCTGTGCATCTCTTCCTGCACGTCGACTGCATACACGTGTCCGGCGTACGGTGCGACCTCGTCCGTGTAAAAGCCCGTTCCGCTCCCGAGATCGGCGACTGTCGATTCCTCGTCCGGACCGAACAGTGCGAGCAACTCGTCGACCGAGACGTACTTGAACCGTTGCTGATCTTCCAGTCCGGCCGCCTGACTGCTGTCGAACGTGTGAAATCCCATGTCAGGTATACGGAGACGAACGCGTTTATACTGGCGGGAGGCGGACAATTTCGAGACTGTCGGCCGATGTCGTCCCTGGAGTAACCATATTTATTTACCCTGTTTTGCTTTAGAAACGCTTATGGATTGATGCGGCAAATATTGCTCCAATGAGTCCGAACGGCCGCGACGGACAGGCGAAGGGGACGACCGCCACACGACGGAAGGTCATCGGTTCGGTCGGAACGCTCGGCGTCGCCGGCGTCGCCGGCTGCACGAGCAGCGGGACTGAGGACGAAGCCCCGAGCAGCAGGACCGACGACGAGAGCCCGGGCGGGGGGACCGAAAGCACCAGCACGGTCGAAGACGCGACGGGCCGGACAGTAACGGTGTCATCGACCGTCGAGGACGTGGTCGCCGTGGGGCCCGGGATGCTCAATCTCGTCGCGATGCTCGACGCCGTCGAGATGGTCGCCGGCGTCGAAGAGCCCGAACACACCTGGGCACGAAACATTCCGTACAACGTCGCAAACCCCGAGTTACGCGAACGGCAGGTCATCGGTCCGCACAAGGGCGGCGACGCGGAACTCATCGCCGAGGCCGATCCGGACGTCGTCGTCGCGACGTACTTCACGGCCGGGACGGCCCGCCAGCTTCAGGGGAAAATCGACTGTCCGGTCGTCGTCGTCAAGGCCGACAGTCGGCCGTTGCACCGTCTCGAGGGGGCCTACGAGGACCTCCGGTTCCTGGCGGACATTCTCGGACGGAGCGACCGGGCCGAAGCAGTCGTCGAATTCTTCGAATCTCGGCGCGAGGACCTCCGACAGCGTAGTGAAGGTGTTTCCCGGTCACAGCGTCCGGTGGCGTACTACGCCGGACGGAGCTCCGAGGGCGGCGCGGGCGCGACCTCCACCCAGCACCCGTTCGCGCCTTTCGCGTTCGTGGGGGCGGACAACGCCGCCGGCGCCATCGAGGGCCACAAGACGGTCAGCAGCGAGGAACTGCTCCGGTGGGACCCGGACGTGATCTTCGTCGCCGGTTCGAACCGGGATCGGGTCCTCGAGGCGTTCGATTCCGGCAAATACGCGACGCTCAGTGCCGTCAAGTCCGACGATCTGTACGGGCTCTTGCCGACCCGGTTCTACGGGAATCTCTACGGAAACACGCTCGCTGACGCCTATTACGTCGGTTCCGTGCTCTACCCGGACGCATTCAGCGACGTCGATCCGGTCGAGCAGGCGAACGAGATCCACCGGACGCTGTTCGGGGCCGCTGTCTACGACCAGCTGGCCGAACAGTTCGGTGGCTTCGAGCAGCTGACGGTGTGAAATGGCCGGATCCGACGAATCGGTTCAGGCGTCCGAGGGGACGACCCGGCAGGCCGAGGGTTCGACACAGCTCGACGGTCCTGCCCGGTCATCCGAGGGGGCAGTCCGGCAGGTCGAGGGGGCGGCTCAGCGGTATCTCTCGCGGGTGGGCAGGCGACGGCAGTTCCTCGTGGGGTCGGGCGTCGCGCTGGCGATCGCCTCGCTGGCCGCGGTCGCACTCGGGCCGACGACGATCGCGCCCGGGGACGTGGTCCGGATCGTCCTCGCCGGACCGAACGTTGGGACGGTCGACGCGACGATCGTCTGGAACATCCGACTGCCGCGGGTAGTCGGGGCGATCGTCATCGGTGTGGGCCTGTCGCTCGCGGGGGCGGTCATGCAGAGCGTCCTCAACAATCCCCTCGGGTCGCCGTACACGCTCGGGCTGTCCCACGCCGCGATGTTCGGCGCGGCGGTCGCGATCGTCGGCCTCGACGGGGGCGCGATGGCGGCCGAGTCGCTCGGACTTGGTGCCTTCGACCCGTACGTGGTGACTGCCAGTGCCTTTCTCGCGTCGATGGCGTCAGCCGGCATCATCCTGGCGCTGGCGAAGTACCGCGGGGCGTCACCGGAGACGATGATCCTGACCGGGATCGCGGTCGGCTCGCTGTGTACCGCGGCCACGACCGCGATCCAGTATTTCGCCTCGCAGAGCGATCTGGCCTCGATCGTGTTCTGGTCGTTCGGCGACGTCAGTCGGATGAGCTGGCACACTGTGGGGATCATGACGGTCGTCGTCGGGTTCGGTCTGGGCTACACGCTCCGGCACAGCTGGACGTACAACGCGCTGGACGCGGGCGACGAGACCGCCCGGAGCGTCGGCGTAAACGTCGACGCGGCCCGCAACCGCGGGATGGTCCTCGCGTCGCTGATCACGGCACTCGCCGTGGCGTTCGTCGGCATCGTCGGGTTCGTCGGTCTGGTGGTTCCCCACCTCGTCCGGAAAGTGATCGGCAACGACAAGGCGTTCCTGTTGCCGGCGTCGGCGACGGTCGGGGCGCTGTTGCTCGTCGTCTCCGATACCG
It contains:
- a CDS encoding sugar porter family MFS transporter codes for the protein MSTTSVRSVLRGGDGSFIYITSALAALNGLLFGFDTGIISGAFLFIKDSFVMSPLIEGIVMSGAMGGAMVGAALGGRLADVLGRRRMILVGAGVFFVGSLTMAVAPNVPVLVAGRLIDGVAIGFASMVGPLYISEIAPPKIRGALTSLNQLMVTVGILVSYLVNFAFADAGAWRIMLGAGMVPALVLAIGMTKMPESPRWLYEQDRTDEARAVLSRTRQGDIEEELDDIQRVVEKQSGTSVRDLIEPWLRPALIVGLGLAVFQQVTGINAVMYYAPTILESTGFGSVTSILATVGIGAINVVMTVVAISLIDRVGRRALLLVGTGGMVATLGVLSVVFYVPGLSGALGWVATGSLMAFVSFFAIGLGPVFWLLISEIYPLAVRGNAMGLVTVANWGANLLVSLTFPILTSGVGTSATFLLFGVSSLIALVFTYQLVPETKGRSLEEIEMELRENIA
- a CDS encoding class I SAM-dependent methyltransferase, producing MGFHTFDSSQAAGLEDQQRFKYVSVDELLALFGPDEESTVADLGSGTGFYTDEVAPYAGHVYAVDVQEEMHSHYRQKGLPENVEPVTAEVGDLPFEDDALDGAYSTMTYHEFASEESLAELARVCRPGARVGIADWGGAGAGERGPPLSERFDAAEAASALESAGFDVDRADDRRETFVLSARLK
- a CDS encoding FecCD family ABC transporter permease, with the protein product MAGSDESVQASEGTTRQAEGSTQLDGPARSSEGAVRQVEGAAQRYLSRVGRRRQFLVGSGVALAIASLAAVALGPTTIAPGDVVRIVLAGPNVGTVDATIVWNIRLPRVVGAIVIGVGLSLAGAVMQSVLNNPLGSPYTLGLSHAAMFGAAVAIVGLDGGAMAAESLGLGAFDPYVVTASAFLASMASAGIILALAKYRGASPETMILTGIAVGSLCTAATTAIQYFASQSDLASIVFWSFGDVSRMSWHTVGIMTVVVGFGLGYTLRHSWTYNALDAGDETARSVGVNVDAARNRGMVLASLITALAVAFVGIVGFVGLVVPHLVRKVIGNDKAFLLPASATVGALLLVVSDTAARTALAPTVLPVGIVTSFVGAPFFIYLVVRGKEYWSQ
- a CDS encoding rubrerythrin-like domain-containing protein; translated protein: MPGRDPYTPTESRYECLGCGKRISTTESYFVCPTCGSRMQNIAVARE
- a CDS encoding ABC transporter substrate-binding protein, coding for MSPNGRDGQAKGTTATRRKVIGSVGTLGVAGVAGCTSSGTEDEAPSSRTDDESPGGGTESTSTVEDATGRTVTVSSTVEDVVAVGPGMLNLVAMLDAVEMVAGVEEPEHTWARNIPYNVANPELRERQVIGPHKGGDAELIAEADPDVVVATYFTAGTARQLQGKIDCPVVVVKADSRPLHRLEGAYEDLRFLADILGRSDRAEAVVEFFESRREDLRQRSEGVSRSQRPVAYYAGRSSEGGAGATSTQHPFAPFAFVGADNAAGAIEGHKTVSSEELLRWDPDVIFVAGSNRDRVLEAFDSGKYATLSAVKSDDLYGLLPTRFYGNLYGNTLADAYYVGSVLYPDAFSDVDPVEQANEIHRTLFGAAVYDQLAEQFGGFEQLTV